Proteins from a genomic interval of Pseudomonas asplenii:
- a CDS encoding NAD(P)/FAD-dependent oxidoreductase produces MPAPLISVQTCADLPAQADVVVIGGGIIGSFTAYYLARRGMKVALVEKGRIGAEQSSRNWGWCRQQNRDARELPMATKSLELWEQFAKQTGEDTGFTRCGLLYLSNNDQELEGWARWGEFARTVNVPTQMLTAEQAAERGKATGKPWKGGVFAPTDGIAFPSHAAPAVARAIMALGSSVHQDCAVRGVETEGGRLSAVVTEKGTIRTRIAVLAAGAWASSFCRQYGIRFPQATIRQTVLSVTAPSQELPSALHTTSASMTRRSDGGYTLAISGRGRVDITPQLLGFSMQFLPMFQRRWRNLAPGGLDGWRAGHESWKRWRLDQPTPMEKMRILDPAADASTVALTYKRAVELMPALSGTSIKAAWAGYVDSTPDGVPGIGEMASLPGLVLAAGFSGHGFGIGPGAGHLIADIVSGMTPIVDPLPYHPDRFQMSAWGKVADF; encoded by the coding sequence ATGCCAGCACCTTTAATTTCCGTGCAAACCTGCGCCGACCTGCCGGCGCAGGCCGATGTGGTCGTGATCGGCGGCGGCATCATCGGCTCATTTACCGCCTATTACCTGGCCAGGCGCGGCATGAAGGTCGCGTTGGTTGAAAAGGGCCGCATAGGCGCCGAGCAATCAAGCCGTAACTGGGGGTGGTGCCGTCAGCAGAACCGCGATGCGCGTGAGTTGCCGATGGCCACCAAAAGCCTGGAACTGTGGGAGCAGTTCGCCAAGCAAACCGGTGAAGATACCGGTTTTACGCGGTGCGGCTTGCTCTACCTGAGCAACAACGATCAGGAACTGGAAGGGTGGGCGCGCTGGGGCGAGTTTGCGCGCACGGTCAATGTCCCGACCCAGATGCTCACCGCCGAACAAGCCGCCGAGCGCGGCAAGGCAACCGGCAAACCCTGGAAAGGCGGGGTGTTCGCACCCACCGACGGTATCGCCTTCCCCTCCCATGCGGCACCGGCCGTCGCGCGCGCGATTATGGCGCTGGGCAGCAGCGTGCATCAGGATTGCGCGGTGCGTGGCGTGGAGACCGAAGGCGGTCGATTGTCGGCGGTGGTGACCGAAAAAGGCACCATTCGTACCAGGATCGCGGTGCTTGCCGCAGGCGCCTGGGCATCGTCGTTCTGTCGCCAGTACGGTATTCGTTTTCCGCAGGCGACGATTCGTCAGACCGTACTTTCGGTCACGGCCCCCAGCCAGGAACTTCCCAGTGCTCTGCACACCACGAGCGCGTCCATGACCCGTCGCTCCGACGGCGGCTACACGCTGGCGATCAGCGGCCGCGGCCGGGTCGACATCACCCCGCAGTTGCTGGGTTTTTCCATGCAATTTCTGCCGATGTTTCAACGCCGCTGGCGCAACCTTGCACCTGGTGGCCTGGATGGCTGGCGTGCCGGCCACGAAAGCTGGAAGCGCTGGCGTCTTGACCAGCCCACGCCGATGGAAAAAATGCGAATTCTCGATCCTGCCGCTGACGCCTCGACCGTTGCCTTGACCTATAAGCGCGCGGTGGAACTGATGCCCGCGTTGAGCGGCACGTCGATCAAGGCGGCCTGGGCCGGTTATGTCGACAGTACCCCGGATGGTGTTCCAGGCATCGGTGAGATGGCCAGCCTGCCTGGGCTGGTACTGGCGGCCGGGTTCAGTGGACATGGCTTCGGTATCGGTCCCGGTGCGGGCCATCTGATTGCCGATATCGTCAGCGGCATGACCCCCATCGTGGACCCACTGCCCTATCATCCGGACCGTTTTCAAATGTCCGCTTGGGGCAAAGTGGCAGATTTTTGA